ATTTCTATTAACCATGCATCCGGCCAGCTTGACAAAACTACTTTAATTCTTATTTGGACAAAAGAAAAAGCCCAGTACTCgatcattattacaaataatataagcCGGATGATGTTTTGAACACTTATAATTTGGATTTCTtctgttatatatttttcaatcatcCTTATCATAAACTCTTGTTAACTGTAAAGAAATTTATAACTctaactcatttaattaaaatcagttctataagagatgattgttcattccttataaatatatcaaaggTCTTATCCACAGACAATATATGATTATTTCTCAACACCCTCACTCACGTGtagatcaatatttttttctggtcCTTGTCACGAGATAAGTAGTGTGGAACTACATTTGTCCTGTAACAGACTCTAATATcatgtaaaatcatcactttttccaaaaacttaacctgatgggaagatgtagattttattatgtattttatatcttaacacttccCCTCACGTGTCGGCCAAACTCCCATTCAATAGATGACCcaacacgtaaaatatttaattaaatgagatagagtgTATAGTCAGAGTTTGAACTCATGACCTCTGCTATGATactatgaagaaattcatgggtctaactcatctcattaaaACCGGTTCTACAAGATAAGATTTcttattccttataaacatgtccaaaACTTTATCCACAGACAATATAGGATTACTCATCAACAAATTggtcactttttttttgttttaatttgcaaGTGGCATATTATATAAGACTTTGTCCCTAGCAATCTAGCTACTTCTAATAAtcctaatatatttataatacgAGCCTCAcgtctaatatataattttaaactgatttgtttggaattttttattttgcaataaTTGACATAAGATCACATGATATATTTTTGATGTCAGGAATCTCACATGATTTATATAGCGATCAACCTAAGATATATTCAATTACCAACTTGGGcgaacaaattaattaagagttctatttcaaaaaaaaaaaaaaatttattaagagTTGCCGGCCCGACGCACGCATGGACGGCCGGCCGGCCTTCATCGCGCGTTTGGAGTTTTGTAATTAAGCAGGAATGATCAGTACGTCATTGACATCCAATCaatctagattaaaaatattttcttcaggTACAGACAAAGATCAGTTGATCCATACATTTTTCATGCCTTAATATAATTTAGTTACGTACGCTTTAGTAAAACTTTCTTTACGTGCCATCTAATTTCGTCATTGACGTCTCACcgttatttatcattttattatttattacttattttatttttatttaataattgggacttttcattttctgacaagaatttcaaaatctcggatttcttaattaactatatatatgagCCCCGGCCACTAGTGAGTTTTAGGAGATTTTATCAATAAACCTTACTCTCAGGCCTAGTTTGGACAGATAGATAGATGCATGCTTCCATCGTCTCATCTCATGATTTgatcatctcaatattcaaacaccatAAACACAAACTcttctcaattttaaattttcaactttttcatttaattattacttaattattacaacttttccaaaaattaaaaaaaaacacaactaaacaaatcaacatttttaaatcctaaaacaaattaaattatattaaaaaattatattctaacaatattattttaattttataatatttttattcaaatttttctcttttaccaaaaccctataaaacattttaactcaaatcatttataactcatctcaattcaaatatctcactactattcacaaaccatctcaacttattatccaaaccaggcctaagaaTCTTCTCtatattttgcatattttttcaatcttaATCCTTAACTTTGTTAATTAACTAAGTACTCATTCTTATTTTGTCGGGCGTCACTTATTCAGTTTGATAgaagtaaagaaaataaataaataaaagaaaggcagaagaagaagaagaagagacagatagataaaaaatttctcaCTAGAAGAAAACCCCGCACGCCAAGCGACATGATCTCCATGCTCCAAATTCGAAGGCAGAGATACCAGTataccaatattattattcattacttttttcatAGAAAGTACTGGTAAAGTAAAATATATCAGTGCATATCGATAGACTCTTGAGTGCAATATTCTTTGATATACTTTGGGAAAAAGGATCAAAGTATTACTCCAAGCTGGCATTATTACGAAGTTTCGATTTCTCCATCGGGAACAGGCCGATGATGATCAACTCCCGAAGGCACACCAGTTTGATATGGATTGCCGAATGCAGCATGATTCCCAGGACGCGTGAAgacaatctatatatatatatatatatatatgtaatattaatttcaaattaatatttgtgaGTTCTAGCTCCGATCCAGtactataataattaattaagctacGGATCGGAGTGTAATATTATTCTAAGATAGCAAGTTCGTGAGTGaacatataatgataataatcaTCACATGATCAGCAATTAGAATTGAGTGTAAAATGCATGCCATGCGATCCCATGAGTGAATATTATCAcaattatatacatacatacatatatatatatatgcgtcaGTATAACTGCATGCACGACATCATTAACGTTTATGGGCAAAAATCATGTCATGTCTAGCTAATTAATCAGGATTTTCCCTACTTGTTTGCATGTTACTCGATCTACTTTCACAATCTTTATAATGCAGTTAAAAGAGAGTTTGTACTGTGTTCCACTTTCACAGCCCTTCTATCTacttataatttcatatgattcATCAGCTGCTAGCCGGGACACTGATCACTTCGGTTTGCGTAGAATCATGCATTGATCATGagagttttcatgaaacactaCGTACCGAGTAACAAACATTCATTTGGCATGAGCCAAAGTACTGTTGTTTCTGTAAAGaaacataattaattacttattacCTGATAATCTCCGAGTGTACGCGACTTAAAACCAGCTGCACAATATTCAAAGTAATATTCCCACGTCCTTATAAACTTTTCATCGAAGCCGAGAGCGAGGACTTTGCTGCAAAATGAATTTATAACATTAGCTATCATAAACATGATTAGTTATAAACCCATGATCCCTTTCATCTCCGAGATAGGCCTGCAGGTTTCAGTAGGACGCCTCCGGGCTGATACTCAGATATATCATCGGTACGTAGCTTCATCAAGTTGAGGTAATTAGAGTCTAGACCAAACTTCTTTGAGATACTGACAAAGTTATAAGAAAATAACACTAaattcaaaatgattatttctcttACCTCCGGTTCTCCGTGAAATTTTTTCTCCAACATCTGAGTGTTTGGTAGTAATGAATCCCGATGTTCGCCAAGAGCTCCACGCTGCACTTAGATAAATTGTATAAATTTCCGAGAGATTGTTATATAAatactcaaaagaaaattaccaagggaataaagaatatttaataTACCTGAATCTGGATGCAGAAGCCATGGCTGCTGTTATCCTGCTTAGTGATGGCAGGCATCCACCGGGGAAAATATATTCCTTGATGAAATCTGAACTTTGCCTATACTCATTATATCGTTCATCTGGTATCGATATGAACTAAGAACAGATCATCCAGCTTAAAACAGTTAGCAATACGCTGAAATTGTCACAAATTCTAGTAGATCATCGTAGGAAATAGTAAATAAGCGGCTAAaccttttttttctattcaaatTACATACACTGAGTCTCATGGACTTTCATCTTTTTACAGTGTGATGATCTTTACATCATCAAAGTTATCACTCGACGTACACTTTCGATCCCAGGTTTCTAAAGAAGAGATTGATGAATTGTTGTTCATGGACCAAGGAAGGGCTTGGATACAATCGGATTAAGCTTTGGTTCAAGTGGGGTTTCGGCCCAATTAATGCTTTGGGCCGGCTAAAGTGGGTTCTTCAAAGAGCAAGTGTGCTAGACTTTGTGTTCGTCTTTTCATATTACTTAATTGTTTGCCATCTAGAATCTTAATTTAATATAAGAAACTATTATAATATTCCACCGGACATAAAacagtatattttttaaaattttttttgagttggggCGACGGTTTTCAAACTCTAGACCTCTATTTTGGGGGCCGGGTTTATGTTAATCAAATCACAAGACTTTGGTAATTCACAGTATTTTTATGGTGAAAGCCGGGCAACATTTTTAGCTTTTCCGCCTATATTATATCAGAGTTTTGCTAGGTATAAGCGAGTTCGTGCATCATATCTCGTaccgataatttttttaatttaaaaaaaaaaatttggagagaagaagaaaattttctatatcataaaaattattttcatctttaatttatatcatttcgttaaacatatatattatatattaatattaatgcacAAATTGATATACGAACTTACTTGCAATAAGATTTTTCCATTATATCATTACCTGCAGAACAAGAAGCCCGTCTTCTGCTAATAGTGATTCACAGCAACCAAAAAAATCTTCCATATATTCATGGCCCACATGTTCTATCATCTCGCTGAAAAAGTTgcatcaaaataaatatcatgGTTTTTGTTAGAATCATTATGGGTAGAGATATTCAAAGATTTGGTAGTAAAAGAACTGACCAGGATATAATTCTGTCATATTTATAGGTAGGAGGCAATTGCCGGTAGTCGCAAAGAAGTAGTCTAATATGGTCCTGATCAGATCAGCAAAGTTGATTGAGAGTCATTTGGAAGTAACTGGACCTTTAAGAGAAGAATTTCATTAGATGTTCTCATGCTGAGAGAAGAACCGGATCATTGTTGATCTATGCAACTTGCTTCCTAAGATAGAATATGATGTATCAGTATTACAGAgattacaatttatatatacaatgtaCGGCATTTGATGAGTCCCACGATTACTTGGATTTGTCTAATGTATAATAGGATAAAGAGGGCTAGCTGTTATGCTCAATTTCAGCCAGAGGAAGTCTTGCCATGATTTACGGTGCTGTACAGATCATGTATTAATATTCAAggaatgatatttgtagtttcaaaatatgcaagtttcacatatttattttaaaaaaaatagataaatatgagttagactcgtatgaaaaaattatttttttaatgttagacTCTAATGTTCTTAAAAGGAGTATGTGGGACACATACAcattaaaattgtatctaacattactctcaACATTTCCGACAGCTGATCAAAATACGATTGAGCTTCTAAATTATACGAATGGCATCTTATATATCCATATCTTAAAATAACTTTAATAGAAgttgtcttttatttcaaattatcaaataaagaaaatagtaggtgatattaatttcaatttcaatttggGCACTGAGGAAGAATGTGAGGTTCTTCTTGGTTCAGCCCGAGGAAGAAAATTAATAGAGAGACCAGTCGCATAAAGAACCAGATGATGAAAACTGATGCAACGTTCTGTATCTGGCTGCAAAATTGGTTTAAATTGCAATATAGATGCTTTACTAGacaagttctatatatatatatatataaatatatatatatattatgtcggaaacctctccaaggcaaaacctacccctgcagagtaaattATCCCGATCCCGTGTACTGCaccagtgtatatatatatatatatatacgtatggAGTACCTGAAGGCCAGCatctttcactttcttttccGCATATTTCAGCTGCGCTTCAGACACAGTGATGCCAGTGTATTTGCACCCAGTTTGTTTGACAGCTTCAATAGCAAAGCCTCCCCATCCACACCCAATATCAAGGACCTCATGCTTCTTATCAATTCTTGCCTAGTAAATTGGAAATGAAGACACAGTAGAAAGTTTAGTGCAGAGAGAACTTCTAAAATTTGGCATGATCGCAACAGAATAGACCCACCATTTCAATCAGAAGAGAGATTTTTCTCAGCTGTGCAACCTTCAAGTCTTCATCTTCCTTCTGAGAAATGTTTCAATACAGATTAATTCAAGTGAGAAAGTTGACACTTTGTTTAGCAGCAAATCATCAACAGTTTGTGATACCGACCTTAAATAGAGCAGACGAGTATGTCATTGTTTCGTCCAAgaacagggaaaaaaaatcattactcTAGAAAAACATCAAACACGAATTGTAAGCCTctacttgttatatatatactaagtCAGTAATCAGGTTCCAATACTATCAATCCAAACATGGTCTCAGACTGAACGCAGTTTAACTCGTTTATAAATTCAGATTGAAGATCGAGGTAAAACACGCAAACAAATAGATCTAAACGCATGAAATAAAAGCAGCGGAATTTACAGGTCAAAATGATCATATACCAAGTCATAATGACGAGAGATGTTCCTGCGACCCTGTGTAAGAGTATTTTGCCTCAGCAAAtgcttgaaaaaatattttgccgATGCTATGCCAGCTGTGAATAGCAATGGCGTCCACCAGCCCCTAAAGCCAGCGAAAGGTGAATGCTCAATCGAGTGCATGCAATTCATGAGGAgatgaataatatatagtaaataaAAAGCAGTTATCCAAGCTTCCAGCAAATTCTATCAGTTGCCATATATATACCTTCTGCTTTTCGACCTTGAGACAGAGGAATTTGATTCTCTACTGTCAATAAGAATCTGCAAAATAAATCAGCAGAGGCAAATGCTGAGGATCGGAAGCAAATACCAGTAGATCAAACATATAACCTCTGAGCTAGCATTCCCTTTTCGGATTGGTCAGAAAATTCATCTTACCATAAAAAGGTTTAGAAGACCTTCATTCTTATCGGTGAAAGAAATATCCCCATCAATATATGCATCTGCTAGGCCTAAATCAGCTCGTGTCATGACCTGCTCATAACCCTCAACTTCTCATCAATGCTGGGGAGAAAAATTGCAATACAATAAAACGATGATCTTTTAAATGCCAATATACTGCCTGGCCTACTCtttaaattttgtgaaaattttcctACTAATCTCAACACTATGTGACGCGAtcttcgttaaaaaaaaaaaaaaaaaaaaaaaaaaaaagaagaagaagaagaagattccaAACACAGACTAAGAGTACTACCTTCCAGTAAAATTGGGGACTGTGAACTTTAAGAACAATTTTCAGAGAACAGTTTCTCCTTTCTCCTTGGAAGTAAAAGGTTGTACCATCTTCCTCCAATAATCTGCAATACCAAAAACGATGTCATATCAATCGACTCGATGAAATTTTAGTATAGTTAGGTAAAGTAGAGGAGACGGTGGCTAGCTGTTTTGACTGTACATAATACAGTGGAGGTTTAGGTGTTTGACGAATGTGGTGAAGAGATTATAAGTTCATGATTTTTAGATCTAATATTGGTAAATACTGATGGTGTGAGGGGAGTAATCCCTAGGACCGGGCTAGGTCGGCCCAGGAGTAGTGATCGGGTGACATGCGTTGGCCAGAAAATGGAAGGCAGAATTGTCTAACACCGCTATTGGCTAACATCCTAGGATAGTCCTTGTCCTTGAACCCTGGTGCCTAGGCAGGCCTAAGGAGTGGACGCATCTGACTGAAGCCACGCAATGGGGAACGAAAATGAGTATGCCATGATAGGGAGCCACGTCGCATTTAATGAACCCTAAGGTCGGGCACGTCATGGTGAACCCACGATCGAGCTTGACAGGTTTGCCACACGACAAGAAGGTGGCAGGAACACATAGCTTGAATATGGAGCGACACACCCACCATCTCCTTACCAAGAAGAAATGCCTTGAATAGGTATATATATCCCCTCCCTTAGCAAGGGGAAGGGGTTTGGAGACTTAGATACCTCATTTTTCACAATCCCTATAAGAAAATAGcatactgactttggcatcggaggtaTCCGACACCACCCCGAAGCTCTCGTTTCGTAATAGTGGCAGGTGAGCGAATTGGGTCCCCGTGGAGTTGCTTCGGCAgggaaacacgacatcaacagatGGTATAACATAAGTGATTCAAATcgaattttattagtttttttttttttttttgggggggtcaATATGGTTATGCCTATGTTTTGATCCGgtctaattttataaattttataaaattatatatatgaaaaaatctatttataagcctaattattattttttgtacacTTAGCGCAGACCGCTGATGTGGGCGACGCCTATAATtaagttgtttttgttttttttttgttttttgttttttgtttttttttagttatggTGTGTAAAGCTTAAAATGTTTGTTAGTTTAAAATTGGAAAGTGCATTCCCCTTATTAAAATCTCACTGGAAAGGTTGCCAACTATCTACTTAAAACTTTAGACAAGGACTACAAATTTTTTACACGACCCAGAAAATCGAAACAAATTCGACATTAAGGCGCTCATCTGTCTATACATGCATGGGATCAAGGCCCTTAAACTTGGCCGGAGGTGAGCCAGCCCGGCCCTGTCTCCGAGGTTATAGAAAAAGATGTCACTGCATTAAGGATTCATGATGTgtacataaatgtatatatagctAGAAAAGAGTAGATCACTCACGTTAAACATCCGCTGGAGACATATGTTTGAAGAAACCTGGTAACAAAGAGGCGCGCCCCAGCTTCCATCATAGAAGGACGCACCAATACTTGTTTCGGCTTGCTCAGGAGAGCACCACTTTCACTGGGCAAACTATCATGTGCAGCAGCCATGCCTGCAGCCAGCCTCCCAATTACAagtataccttttttttttttcctctgcaaATTAGAGTACCGGTATGCATTAGGGAACAAAACGAGggttaatatttatattatatatatagatagtatCATGAGTACTAGTACTGTACGACCgaattgataaaagaaaaaaatggagagtGGGATTAATGAGTCAAACGAAATTACCAGTTGTCAAAGTTGTCTGCCAAATCAATTGCCAAATCAAAGTTGTCTAAGTATCTGTTAAATCTAATTGAGATAAAGgtggtaaaatattattaaaatattattttttaatattattattattttaaaatttaaaaatattgaattatttattatattttatattaaaattttaaaaaaattataataataaattgaaataaattgagatagatttaactcactacaataaaattatttatttgtgactaattaattctaacgaaataattatttataattaaaataaatttattttaatcacaaataatatttttaccgCAATTAAATGACcatccatttttcttataattacttTCAAAATGAATCCATATCAGCATATGACATGAACTCCACTCCCTGGCACAATTGCATGCGTTCACCGAGTGGTACGCGCGGTTCCATGAATCTTTATATTCGTAGCTCTATTAAATAGTAGATACGTACACCTATgggtgtgcaaaattttgagaattccgactccgtctgACCTCCGCTCCGACGTCGACTCCgatggagtcggagttgtcggaattcggagtcggaattcagAACTACTCCGAATAGTGATTCggagtcaaatttttttttaaaccacgtcgttttacagcttggtttaaaaaaaaaattattgaacgacaccgttccacttaatatggaacggcgtcgtttcatatgtcttcctaaggaagccttCTCCTCATACgttccccccttcttcttccttctccagttcttcttcttcttccttctcccttctctctcgcgtctcccgtcccagtgactgaaccatcccttctctctcgcgtcgtCCGTCCCAGTGCCAGCAtgccgccgttcctcgttgctcctctattcagcttccacctacggtgagccctaaatttatgagccctaaatttaattcaagcacgtctcttatgaattggagccagcaattgtgattcttgtgaattggttgtattgaatattcaatatagtccaaacacggcgctcaaaatcctgaattttacattgtattgcagacttgcgctcgagcgaggtgtcgagcgcaagtcaagcgcacgttgtattgaacattggctcgagcgccacgtagagcgcaagtcgagcgaatctctctggatggattttgctcgagcgccacgtcgagcaaacctctctggatagattctgctcgagcgccacgtcgagcgcaattcgagcgaacctctctggatggattctgctcgagcgccacgtcgagcacacgtcgagcgaacctctctggatggattctgctcgagcgccatgtcgagcgcatttcgagcgaacctctctggatgggttttgctcgagtgtcacgtcgagcgcacgtcgagcgatcctctctggatgggttccgctgagtcaagcgcaagtcaaccgaacctcgatgtaataatacatcgatacaataatatattatgatacaataatacatgtcctattgtataatacaatagcctagtttatttttaaactaattttttgcttctaatttaattttttcagctttattgattgtgatatggatcctagacatagtggagatgattATCCACAAagggatgtggcggatgccaatgctacaactcctacactggtgggtacttccacccttagagccacatctagggcagctacatctagagcagctacatcttgtgcgagtagtcgactcccactcccagttgatatagaggatgaggatatattcaacgaagaggaagagatgcccattgagcaagatcaacaaccacgaccttctaaaaagaggtcgtggatatgggagcatttcaccaaaattcctggtgaaattgcgaacccagtagcaagatgtcattactgtggatcactttgtggatgccattcgaacaagcaaggtaccagtgtgttaatagcacatctaaatggttgtcaacgatataagatagcgaagggattgcaagccactgatcagaccaacctcagttaccaaacttctacagccactgatggtacacagactaagaaattggtcatccctcaatacagtgagaagatgttgagggacatgcttgcagagatgataattactgatgagatgccatttaccacagtcgagaaaagaggctttcgaaagtttctaaattttgttgagccacgatttctcattccatcacggtatacagtgatgcgagattgtatgaagaggcatgcgaaggacaaggaggagatgaggaagatgtttattatcACTGGCTAAAGAGTGTCTTTTACGGCTGACACAtagacttccatacagaacgtctgctacatgtgtatcacagcacactacattgacagtgagtggattttgcataaaaaaattattggttttaaagaaattgtggatcataaaggtgcatccattggggcgaagatggatgattgtttaaaggactgaggaattcgaaaagtgctgtgtattacagtcgacaatgccagtgcgaatgaaacaacaattgattagtttaagcggaacacgatggtgagagatgatgtcattcgggcccacgagtttattcactttcgatgttgtgctcatatcattaacctcatagttgttgagggattaaaagaggttcatgattccataacctgAGTCCGCAACATtttacgatatgtgaggggttcccctcaaaggcttgccaagtttaaggcaatagcagaagatctgaagattgaatgttctagtatgctgtgcttggacgttccgacttgatggaattctacatacatgatgttggatgtggcacagaagtaccaaaaatcattcgagcggatggaggtcgaggatgggggcctgaggtatgctttgttggagctagtaggacaggggctcggtgcgctggacgcacatgattggaccagtgtgagttattttgttgaatttttaagaactttttatgagataaccatgcggctatctggatccaaatatacgactgcgaactcatttttcaacgagctctcggagcttcacttctagttggaaaatagttgtactgactctgctggattgttatctgctatggctacgaggatgaagatcaaatatgataaatattgggagaatattgagaagataaatagattgctatttgtggctgtgatccttgacccccgagttaagttggccgttctagaattttgggtaaattctgTCCTCGGGGCattgaaggctgcagagtttattaaattgctaaaaagtgatgttgatgacttatatcatcactacagtactagtgctcagccttcatccgcagttggtagctcctcacattcgaggccgacatgattgacagtttcctcaagtgatactgacccatctgtagggattagaggcaatcgtattatacagcagtatcatcaactcatgtcaacaaggaatattatgcattgtatatctgaggttgaacgatattttatggaagctgtcgaggcacttagtgatgtatttcagttattaacttggtggaaagttaattccaccaaatATCCAGTCCTTTCTCGTATGGCCCGAGATATGccagccattcctgtcactacggttgcctcaaagtcggcatttagcactggaggtcgcgtgttggatgcttatcggagttcattgtcaccgtcaaccgtggaggccctcgtttgcacacagaattggataagtgaaacgcctattggactagataccgttggcgatgatgccgagagctataggcttgaatcgggtaagtttatatgcttttaaatgatgatttaattatttttaatgtttctaacttctaatttttatgattttatagatctaattgtaaaccctaacataattaccgatgattgagagtttggaacggacgctacttgagagttgggatggagttgagagaacctcctttcttggcaagaatcaaattattcttttaccgtattcaattttttattatcaatttttttcatctattgattgctactttctatcttcatttcaggcatgaccaatggaacaaaaagtatttgagtgaaattcgtgtttaatcgaattgtagttatatttcaaattatagtcatattgttattacgttataaatgagactgttataacttatggctacatcatacatgctatttactttttaaactatttatatagttatatttatgtagttatatcccgagcaaagacgtgagataagtactctttattctataatttctattagtacttatccatcctctctcaaacgtttagactTTATTATCCAACtaaaattaatcgaattatagaaattcgtatcatcattcttttttataaaattctaaatttatgtaattttcaactcatgagtcatgagcacttttaatgctaaatttcaggcggacataaaacaaattaaatatataatcaaaattcagtaacaaaatcagaacgaatatttaaattattgaaaactcttaaataaaccaaatatttgtagatcgtttcacttttaaaaaaaatatatatgttgcttactatctgaaacgaaattgaacaataaaatttaaataataataaaaa
Above is a genomic segment from Juglans microcarpa x Juglans regia isolate MS1-56 chromosome 1D, Jm3101_v1.0, whole genome shotgun sequence containing:
- the LOC121235448 gene encoding cyclopropane mycolic acid synthase 1-like isoform X6, with translation MSSENIKPKQVLVRPSMMEAGARLFVTRFLQTYVSSGCLTLLEEDGTTFYFQGERRNCSLKIVLKVHSPQFYWKVMTRADLGLADAYIDGDISFTDKNEGLLNLFMILIDSRESNSSVSRSKSRRGWWTPLLFTAGIASAKYFFKHLLRQNTLTQGRRNISRHYDLSNDFFSLFLDETMTYSSALFKKEDEDLKVAQLRKISLLIEMARIDKKHEVLDIGCGWGGFAIEAVKQTGCKYTGITVSEAQLKYAEKKVKDAGLQDHIRLLLCDYRQLPPTYKYDRIISCEMIEHVGHEYMEDFFGCCESLLAEDGLLVLQFISIPDERYNEYRQSSDFIKEYIFPGGCLPSLSRITAAMASASRFSVELLANIGIHYYQTLRCWRKNFTENRSKVLALGFDEKFIRTWEYYFEYCAAGFKSRTLGDYQIVFTRPGNHAAFGNPYQTGVPSGVDHHRPVPDGEIETS
- the LOC121235448 gene encoding tuberculostearic acid methyltransferase UfaA1-like isoform X8; translated protein: MTRADLGLADAYIDGDISFTDKNEGLLNLFMILIDSRESNSSVSRSKSRRGWWTPLLFTAGIASAKYFFKHLLRQNTLTQGRRNISRHYDLSNDFFSLFLDETMTYSSALFKKEDEDLKVAQLRKISLLIEMARIDKKHEVLDIGCGWGGFAIEAVKQTGCKYTGITVSEAQLKYAEKKVKDAGLQDHIRLLLCDYRQLPPTYKYDRIISCEMIEHVGHEYMEDFFGCCESLLAEDGLLVLQFISIPDERYNEYRQSSDFIKEYIFPGGCLPSLSRITAAMASASRFSVELLANIGIHYYQTLRCWRKNFTENRSKVLALGFDEKFIRTWEYYFEYCAAGFKSRTLGDYQIVFTRPGNHAAFGNPYQTGVPSGVDHHRPVPDGEIETS
- the LOC121235448 gene encoding cyclopropane mycolic acid synthase 1-like isoform X1; this encodes MAAAHDSLPSESGALLSKPKQVLVRPSMMEAGARLFVTRFLQTYVSSGCLTLLEEDGTTFYFQGERRNCSLKIVLKVHSPQFYWKVMTRADLGLADAYIDGDISFTDKNEGLLNLFMILIDSRESNSSVSRSKSRRGWWTPLLFTAGIASAKYFFKHLLRQNTLTQGRRNISRHYDLSNDFFSLFLDETMTYSSALFKKEDEDLKVAQLRKISLLIEMARIDKKHEVLDIGCGWGGFAIEAVKQTGCKYTGITVSEAQLKYAEKKVKDAGLQDHIRLLLCDYRQLPPTYKYDRIISCEMIEHVGHEYMEDFFGCCESLLAEDGLLVLQFISIPDERYNEYRQSSDFIKEYIFPGGCLPSLSRITAAMASASRFSVELLANIGIHYYQTLRCWRKNFTENRSKVLALGFDEKFIRTWEYYFEYCAAGFKSRTLGDYQIVFTRPGNHAAFGNPYQTGVPSGVDHHRPVPDGEIETS
- the LOC121235448 gene encoding tuberculostearic acid methyltransferase UfaA1-like isoform X7 — encoded protein: MAAAHDSLPSESGALLSKPKQVLVRPSMMEAGARLFVTRFLQTYVSSGCLTLLEEDGTTFYFQGERRNCSLKIVLKVHSPQFYWKVMTRADLGLADAYIDGDISFTDKNEGLLNLFMILIDSRESNSSVSRSKSRRGWWTPLLFTAGIASAKYFFKHLLRQNTLTQGRRNISRHYDLSNDFFSLFLDETMTYSSALFKKEDEDLKVAQLRKISLLIEMARIDKKHEVLDIGCGWGGFAIEAVKQTGCKYTGITVSEAQLKYAEKKVKDAGLQDHIRLLLCDYRQLPPTYKYDRIISCEMIEHVGHEYMEDFFGCCESLLAEDGLLVLQFISIPDERYNEYRQSSDFIKEYIFPGGCLPSLSRITAAMASASRFSVELLANIGIHYYQTLRCWRKNFTENRSKVLALGFDEKFIRTWEYYFEYCAAGFKSRTLGDYQCFMKTLMINA